One window of Methanogenium organophilum genomic DNA carries:
- a CDS encoding archaeosine biosynthesis radical SAM protein RaSEA translates to MISDAILKPLACWTGTDRYNEKEISCLTVIFRSGGCSWNQCLMCGYRFERSRTQNPDEILAELRGQLRWVAENHPSDSYQMVKIFTSGSFFDPREVPPAFRDDVAALFAGKVVIAETRTEYVAEESLISFREALESGGDSALYVAMGLETTNDYIREKCIHKGLTFDDFRDAVATARRAGTGIKTYLMMKPPYLTEREALNDMKQSIRDVIPYSDIISMNLCTIQSKTEVEQYWKQGSYRPPYLWSAIDALLSTDAYVQCDPVGGGKRRGPHNCGECDREIVNAINEYVATGNKIHLKRCVDAGCSCVDEWRYVLENEEPWCMPLTK, encoded by the coding sequence ATGATATCAGACGCAATACTAAAACCTCTCGCATGCTGGACAGGGACTGACCGGTATAACGAGAAGGAGATCTCCTGCCTTACCGTCATATTCCGGAGCGGCGGGTGCAGTTGGAATCAGTGCCTGATGTGCGGATACCGGTTTGAACGTTCCCGGACACAGAACCCGGACGAAATCCTTGCAGAACTACGTGGCCAGCTGCGCTGGGTCGCGGAGAACCACCCGTCTGATTCCTACCAGATGGTGAAGATCTTCACGTCCGGTTCCTTTTTTGACCCGCGGGAAGTGCCACCGGCGTTCCGGGATGATGTGGCGGCACTCTTTGCAGGCAAGGTTGTCATTGCAGAGACACGGACAGAATATGTAGCAGAAGAATCACTCATATCCTTCCGCGAGGCACTTGAATCCGGGGGAGACTCGGCACTCTATGTGGCAATGGGTCTTGAGACCACCAATGACTACATCCGGGAGAAATGCATTCACAAAGGGCTCACTTTTGACGATTTCCGTGATGCAGTCGCGACAGCCCGGCGGGCCGGTACCGGAATAAAGACTTATCTGATGATGAAACCGCCGTATCTCACCGAACGTGAAGCATTAAACGACATGAAACAGTCCATCCGTGATGTCATTCCGTACTCTGATATCATCTCCATGAACCTCTGCACGATCCAATCAAAAACAGAAGTGGAGCAGTACTGGAAACAGGGTTCATACCGGCCGCCCTATCTCTGGAGTGCAATCGACGCCCTGCTCTCAACAGATGCGTATGTGCAGTGCGATCCGGTCGGCGGGGGCAAACGGCGGGGTCCTCATAACTGCGGGGAATGTGACAGGGAAATTGTGAATGCTATCAATGAATATGTCGCCACCGGGAACAAGATTCACCTGAAGCGCTGTGTTGATGCCGGATGCTCCTGTGTTGATGAATGGAGATATGTGCTGGAGAATGAAGAGCCCTGGTGCATGCCACTGACAAAATAG
- the ftsZ gene encoding cell division protein FtsZ — MQTIINEALKHAEQEKQMTRSVIGDDDLIGQPRIVIVGCGGAGNNTINRLYHMKVSGAETIAVNTDKQHLEMIQADKRVLVGKSLTKGLGAGGFPDVGKRAAEMARTTLEGLLADADLCFVTAGMGGGTGTGVAPVVAQIAKEQGAIVVGMVSYPFQVEKARLLRAEEGLEALANAADSVIVLDNNRLMNFVPNLPLGQAFSVMDQLIAETVKGISETITEPSLINIDYADVRAIMSKGGVAVMLVGESKQQNKAESVVHECLNHPLLDIDYRGATGSLIHITGGSDLTLLDAEEIASSLTYELDAHADVIWGARVKKEFEGRVRVMAIMTGVKSAQILGQSYDIANSAAAPMTRSVGRGNVSGLMRSSGRQAAHEQTSGGLIDFIR, encoded by the coding sequence ATGCAGACTATTATTAATGAAGCTTTAAAGCATGCTGAACAGGAAAAGCAAATGACACGCAGTGTCATCGGTGACGATGATCTAATCGGTCAGCCACGCATTGTCATTGTCGGATGTGGTGGTGCAGGAAACAACACCATCAACCGTCTCTACCATATGAAAGTCAGTGGCGCAGAGACCATTGCAGTCAACACAGACAAACAGCACCTTGAGATGATCCAGGCCGACAAGCGCGTCCTTGTCGGAAAGTCACTCACCAAGGGACTGGGAGCAGGCGGATTCCCCGATGTAGGTAAGCGTGCAGCAGAGATGGCCCGCACCACCCTGGAAGGTCTTCTCGCAGATGCAGATCTCTGCTTTGTCACGGCAGGCATGGGAGGCGGAACCGGTACCGGCGTCGCACCAGTCGTCGCACAGATTGCAAAAGAGCAGGGCGCCATCGTTGTCGGAATGGTAAGCTACCCCTTCCAGGTTGAGAAGGCCCGCCTCCTCAGAGCAGAGGAAGGACTGGAGGCATTGGCAAACGCAGCAGACTCCGTAATTGTCCTCGATAACAATCGCCTCATGAACTTTGTGCCCAACCTGCCCCTTGGACAGGCATTTTCCGTCATGGACCAGCTCATCGCAGAGACCGTCAAAGGTATCTCGGAGACCATCACCGAACCATCCCTCATCAACATTGATTACGCAGATGTCCGTGCCATCATGAGCAAGGGCGGCGTCGCCGTCATGCTCGTCGGAGAGAGCAAACAGCAGAACAAGGCCGAGAGCGTTGTCCACGAGTGCCTGAACCACCCCCTCCTGGATATCGACTACCGGGGCGCAACCGGCAGCCTCATCCACATCACCGGCGGCAGCGACCTGACACTTCTGGACGCAGAAGAGATCGCAAGTTCACTCACCTACGAGCTGGACGCACATGCAGACGTCATCTGGGGCGCACGTGTCAAGAAAGAATTCGAGGGCAGAGTACGCGTCATGGCCATCATGACCGGCGTCAAGAGCGCACAGATCCTTGGCCAGAGCTACGACATTGCAAACTCTGCAGCAGCACCGATGACCAGATCAGTCGGGCGCGGCAATGTGAGCGGACTTATGCGATCCTCCGGACGCCAGGCAGCCCACGAACAGACCAGTGGCGGACTGATTGACTTCATCCGCTGA
- a CDS encoding coiled-coil protein, which produces MLTELIDKRKTMLTDSEQHKEKRNELNALASTHARERNQLNGQTRECVDEAQKHKELRDENNKAVQQIKVERNQLNEKANVLFEEIDSYKKEHGAISNSRGIKEIQKRIDKLEMDQQTRVMNTDKERELIDQIKQLKHQIKEQEEELEQNKEIHTKLQEAREFRRAASELHATVTEKAELAQQHHDLMVECYRKADKSREAADEEHRKFVEAQEAADAEHNQFIACQKELRDYDKVIGGIRKKGKKTKVNKEQKAVRQEAEQVFQQFRAGEKLTTDDILLLQRAKLI; this is translated from the coding sequence ATGTTGACCGAACTTATTGACAAAAGAAAGACTATGCTGACAGATTCTGAGCAGCACAAAGAAAAAAGAAATGAACTGAATGCTCTTGCAAGCACTCACGCACGCGAACGAAACCAGCTGAATGGCCAGACACGTGAATGTGTTGACGAGGCACAGAAGCACAAGGAGCTTCGTGACGAGAACAACAAAGCAGTGCAACAGATCAAAGTAGAGCGCAACCAGCTGAATGAGAAAGCAAATGTGCTCTTCGAGGAGATCGACTCATACAAAAAAGAGCACGGTGCCATCAGTAACTCCCGGGGCATCAAAGAGATCCAGAAGCGGATCGACAAGCTTGAGATGGACCAGCAGACCCGTGTCATGAACACGGACAAGGAGCGCGAGCTCATTGACCAGATCAAGCAGCTTAAGCACCAGATCAAGGAGCAGGAGGAGGAGCTCGAGCAGAACAAAGAGATCCACACCAAACTCCAGGAGGCACGGGAATTCCGTCGCGCAGCATCAGAGCTTCACGCAACCGTCACCGAGAAGGCAGAACTTGCCCAGCAGCACCACGACCTGATGGTCGAATGCTACCGGAAGGCAGACAAGTCACGCGAGGCAGCAGACGAGGAACACCGGAAATTTGTTGAGGCACAGGAGGCTGCAGATGCTGAGCACAACCAGTTTATTGCATGCCAGAAAGAACTCCGTGACTACGACAAGGTGATCGGCGGAATCCGCAAGAAAGGCAAGAAGACAAAGGTCAACAAAGAACAGAAAGCAGTTCGCCAGGAAGCAGAACAGGTATTCCAGCAGTTCAGGGCCGGAGAAAAACTTACCACAGACGACATTCTGCTCCTGCAGCGTGCAAAACTCATATAA
- the asd gene encoding aspartate-semialdehyde dehydrogenase, with protein sequence MINVGVLGATGAVGQRFVQLLANHPWFRLTTLTASERSAGKRYQDVVNWRLDVPFPEEVGSLVVEPTNVSAVSDLDIVFSALPADIATTLETDIAAAGVGVCSNASSHRMDSDVPLVVPEVNPDHLGLIDVQRDRGTDGFIVANPNCSTIVLCLSLAPLMPFGFSHLTVATMQAISGAGFQGIPAMEIYDNVVPYIGSEEEKMEREPLKIMGSFDGSEIRDAPFKVSASCHRVPVIDGHTMAVWADTPAPVAEVIEAYRTYAPPISGLPHLPAESVHYTDESTRPQPRLDRNRGGGMTVSVGRMREGLRYVAMGHNTIRGAAGASVLNAELIVSKKYV encoded by the coding sequence ATGATTAATGTAGGTGTGCTCGGAGCGACGGGTGCCGTTGGCCAGAGGTTTGTACAGCTTCTTGCCAACCACCCGTGGTTCAGGCTCACAACCCTGACTGCGTCTGAACGCAGTGCGGGAAAACGGTATCAGGATGTTGTTAACTGGCGTCTTGATGTTCCGTTCCCCGAAGAGGTTGGGAGCCTTGTTGTGGAACCGACGAATGTGTCGGCGGTATCCGACCTTGATATTGTATTCTCTGCACTTCCTGCAGATATTGCAACTACTCTTGAGACCGATATTGCCGCTGCGGGTGTTGGTGTCTGCAGTAATGCATCTTCTCACCGGATGGACAGTGATGTACCTCTTGTCGTACCTGAAGTAAATCCTGACCATCTGGGCCTTATTGACGTGCAGCGTGATCGCGGTACAGACGGGTTCATTGTTGCCAATCCAAATTGTTCAACAATTGTGCTCTGTCTCTCTCTTGCGCCGCTTATGCCATTTGGGTTCTCGCACCTCACGGTAGCAACCATGCAGGCGATCTCCGGTGCCGGATTTCAGGGGATTCCCGCTATGGAGATCTATGACAATGTTGTCCCGTACATCGGGTCAGAAGAGGAGAAGATGGAACGTGAGCCACTGAAGATCATGGGGTCATTCGATGGGTCGGAAATTCGGGATGCACCATTTAAGGTATCTGCAAGCTGCCACCGTGTGCCGGTCATAGACGGGCATACGATGGCAGTATGGGCAGATACTCCGGCGCCGGTGGCAGAGGTCATTGAGGCCTATCGCACATACGCGCCGCCCATTTCAGGGCTTCCTCACCTTCCCGCAGAGTCCGTTCATTATACTGATGAGTCCACCCGGCCGCAACCGCGGCTGGACCGAAATCGCGGTGGGGGGATGACAGTCTCTGTCGGAAGGATGCGTGAGGGTCTCCGGTATGTGGCTATGGGCCACAACACCATCCGGGGTGCAGCTGGTGCCTCTGTGCTGAATGCGGAACTCATCGTTTCAAAGAAGTACGTCTGA
- a CDS encoding DUF373 family protein, translating into MSGDRTLILCVDRDNDIGFKAGIQSPVTGRDSCLEAATRLGLEDPEDSDVNAIFQGIKIYDERREKGDDVRIAVVAGDHYNTIDGDRKISEDLRKVVWDLEVTECILVTDGAEDEFILPVIQSRVSVASVQRVIVNQMPNLEGTYYIIKKILDDPKHAQSILLPVGLVMLIFAVGSLLGSTEIAIFIVVGVLGIFLLFKGLGIDEYFNIALRGLQESFIGGRMSFVCYIASIFIGLLGIIMGLSSFLTWYTADAGVLFYLLTFVYGAVGYIVASILIALLGKIIDVVQNDPKMLPRAITLPFFVMGLGLIAYGASVYIISLSATVNFPIDGVDGIRIMMFTTIGGLILAFIGFYIQKALQKTEKYAPEVKEKKGRRSARD; encoded by the coding sequence ATGTCAGGTGACCGGACGCTCATTCTCTGTGTTGACAGAGATAATGATATCGGCTTTAAGGCTGGGATCCAGAGCCCGGTTACAGGGAGAGACAGCTGTCTTGAGGCCGCTACGCGTCTGGGACTCGAAGATCCCGAAGATTCTGATGTCAATGCAATTTTTCAGGGAATAAAGATCTACGACGAGCGCCGCGAGAAGGGGGACGATGTCCGCATTGCGGTGGTTGCAGGAGATCACTACAACACGATAGATGGTGATCGGAAGATCTCTGAAGACCTGAGGAAGGTTGTCTGGGACCTGGAGGTGACAGAATGTATTCTCGTGACCGACGGCGCTGAAGATGAATTTATTCTCCCGGTTATCCAGTCCCGCGTGTCAGTTGCAAGTGTGCAGCGGGTGATCGTAAACCAGATGCCAAATCTGGAGGGCACCTACTATATCATAAAAAAAATTCTGGACGACCCGAAGCATGCCCAGTCCATCCTCCTTCCGGTGGGGCTTGTGATGCTGATCTTTGCCGTCGGCAGTCTGTTGGGAAGTACAGAGATAGCGATATTTATCGTGGTTGGTGTCTTAGGCATCTTCCTGCTCTTCAAGGGCCTGGGTATTGATGAATACTTCAATATCGCCCTGCGCGGACTGCAGGAATCGTTTATTGGCGGCAGGATGTCATTTGTGTGTTATATTGCCTCAATATTCATCGGCCTCCTGGGAATCATCATGGGTCTTTCAAGTTTTCTTACGTGGTATACCGCAGATGCAGGAGTGCTCTTTTACCTGTTGACATTCGTCTACGGTGCCGTTGGATACATTGTTGCTTCCATTTTGATTGCCCTCCTCGGTAAAATTATTGACGTCGTGCAAAACGACCCAAAGATGCTGCCGCGTGCAATCACCCTGCCGTTCTTTGTAATGGGGCTCGGGCTCATCGCCTATGGGGCGTCGGTCTATATTATCTCCCTCTCCGCCACCGTGAACTTCCCGATTGACGGGGTGGACGGCATACGTATCATGATGTTCACGACAATCGGAGGTCTGATACTGGCATTCATCGGATTCTATATTCAGAAGGCCCTGCAGAAGACCGAGAAGTATGCCCCGGAAGTGAAAGAAAAGAAAGGAAGACGATCCGCACGGGATTAA
- the albA gene encoding DNA-binding protein Alba — MIKDNTVFVGNKPVMNYVLAVVTQFNNGADEVSIKARGKAISRAVDTAEIALNRFLEDVAKKEIVTSTEIIDTESGQTNVSSIEILLAQR, encoded by the coding sequence ATGATTAAGGATAACACAGTATTCGTTGGAAACAAACCAGTGATGAACTATGTACTGGCAGTCGTTACCCAGTTTAACAATGGCGCAGATGAGGTCTCGATAAAGGCACGGGGGAAGGCCATATCGCGGGCTGTTGATACTGCGGAAATTGCATTGAACAGGTTTCTCGAGGATGTCGCCAAAAAAGAGATTGTCACATCTACAGAGATCATCGACACGGAAAGCGGGCAGACCAATGTATCCAGTATTGAGATCCTTCTCGCGCAGAGATAG
- the dapA gene encoding 4-hydroxy-tetrahydrodipicolinate synthase, translating into MFEGVYPALITPFEDTADAGLNLSGLRENIEYLIENGVHGVVPCGSTGESATLTFEEHEIVIGETIDAVNGRVPVVAGTGSNNTAEALRFTKSAYDQGADAVLVLSPYYNKPNRSGLLKHYSKLADVGVPVIVYNVPSRTGQNLPADIVSELAAHPNIVGVKEASGNITQVSEIIERTRDEDFSVFSGDDAMTLPVLALGGAGVITVTGNVEPARMVALYERFRAGDYAGAQEMHYELSPLMRALFIDTNPIPVKQAAGMRGMAAGPLRLPLDCLTNVAEAHLREVLSRYD; encoded by the coding sequence ATGTTTGAGGGTGTTTATCCTGCACTTATCACTCCGTTCGAAGATACCGCGGATGCGGGCCTGAATCTGTCCGGTCTCCGTGAAAACATTGAGTATCTGATCGAAAACGGAGTTCACGGGGTTGTGCCCTGTGGTTCAACCGGTGAGTCAGCAACCCTGACATTCGAAGAGCATGAGATTGTCATCGGAGAGACAATTGATGCTGTCAATGGCAGGGTGCCGGTCGTTGCCGGTACTGGTTCAAATAACACCGCCGAAGCCCTGCGGTTTACCAAATCTGCATATGATCAGGGTGCGGACGCGGTTCTTGTTCTTTCGCCTTATTACAACAAACCGAACCGTTCCGGTCTTCTAAAGCACTATTCAAAGCTTGCAGACGTGGGCGTCCCTGTCATTGTCTACAATGTCCCATCACGCACCGGGCAGAACCTTCCTGCGGATATCGTCTCTGAGCTTGCCGCGCATCCGAACATCGTCGGTGTCAAGGAGGCAAGTGGGAACATCACACAAGTCTCAGAGATCATCGAGCGGACCCGGGACGAGGACTTCTCGGTATTCTCAGGCGATGATGCGATGACGCTCCCTGTCCTCGCACTGGGCGGTGCCGGTGTAATCACCGTTACCGGAAATGTGGAACCCGCGCGGATGGTTGCGCTCTACGAACGCTTCCGTGCGGGCGACTATGCCGGTGCACAGGAGATGCATTACGAACTCTCCCCTCTGATGCGTGCTCTGTTCATCGACACAAACCCGATTCCCGTCAAGCAGGCCGCCGGGATGCGGGGAATGGCTGCAGGACCGCTGCGCCTCCCGCTGGACTGCCTGACGAATGTTGCAGAGGCACACCTGAGGGAGGTGCTTTCCCGCTATGACTAA
- a CDS encoding ribbon-helix-helix domain-containing protein, translated as MMERITIRLPPQQVAMLEKLVEAGEFPTVSEAVRYAVRELIEKKANRVLRDSEQISFEV; from the coding sequence ATGATGGAGCGCATCACGATTCGTTTACCCCCGCAGCAGGTTGCTATGCTCGAGAAACTTGTTGAGGCAGGGGAATTTCCGACCGTATCTGAAGCGGTGAGATATGCAGTACGGGAACTCATCGAAAAGAAGGCGAATCGTGTTCTAAGAGACAGCGAGCAGATCTCGTTTGAGGTTTAG
- a CDS encoding ornithine cyclodeaminase, nickel-pincer nucleotide-dependent, with product MDYSREIELKGHIIDSGIMTKVFDAIMDMGGSFEITVFDIGKKKQDESYARILVSADEETQLTEILSVLHRLGARPPVIEDVTLAAAEADRVVPQGFYSTTNHPTMVKYGGEWIRVEAIEMDCLIVVVPGDMRAICTPMSKLKVGDCVVMGDAGVRVEPPQRPRKVSTFEFMHGTVSSERPSETVIRQIAEEMRCLKDRGGKIGIVGGPAIIHTRAAPALAQIIREGYVDVLFAGNALATHDIEYNLFGTSLGMNLDSGTLAAGGHKNHIYAISEVIRAGSIRNAVDKGVIKKGIMYECIKNDVPFVLAGSIRDDGPLPDVITDVMEAQDRMREYLQDLDMVIMIGTLLHSVAVGNCLPSYVKTICVDINPASVTKLMDRGTMQAIGVVSDAGTFLPMLAKYLGE from the coding sequence ATGGATTATTCACGGGAGATCGAACTTAAGGGCCACATCATTGACTCCGGCATTATGACCAAGGTCTTTGATGCCATCATGGACATGGGGGGCAGTTTTGAGATCACGGTCTTTGATATCGGGAAGAAGAAGCAGGACGAGAGTTATGCACGCATTCTGGTCAGTGCTGATGAAGAAACTCAGCTCACAGAGATCCTGAGTGTTCTTCATCGCCTCGGTGCCCGCCCGCCGGTGATTGAGGATGTCACGCTTGCTGCAGCAGAAGCGGACCGTGTTGTGCCACAGGGATTCTATTCCACGACAAACCACCCGACCATGGTTAAATACGGGGGTGAATGGATTCGTGTGGAGGCAATTGAGATGGACTGCCTCATTGTTGTTGTTCCGGGAGATATGCGGGCAATATGCACACCGATGTCCAAACTGAAGGTCGGTGATTGTGTGGTAATGGGCGATGCCGGTGTCCGTGTTGAGCCCCCTCAGCGTCCACGGAAGGTCAGTACGTTTGAGTTTATGCATGGTACCGTCTCCTCTGAACGGCCCAGTGAGACGGTCATTCGGCAGATTGCTGAAGAGATGCGGTGCCTGAAAGACCGGGGCGGAAAGATTGGCATCGTCGGCGGGCCTGCGATAATCCATACTCGTGCAGCCCCTGCACTCGCACAGATCATTCGTGAGGGGTATGTGGATGTACTCTTTGCCGGCAACGCTCTTGCCACCCATGATATTGAATATAACCTTTTTGGGACTTCGCTCGGGATGAACCTTGATTCAGGTACACTCGCTGCAGGCGGCCATAAAAACCATATTTATGCCATCAGCGAGGTAATCCGTGCGGGCTCCATTCGTAATGCCGTGGACAAGGGTGTGATTAAAAAGGGCATTATGTATGAATGCATCAAAAACGATGTGCCCTTTGTCCTCGCAGGCTCCATCCGCGATGATGGCCCCCTTCCGGATGTCATCACTGATGTGATGGAGGCACAGGATCGTATGCGAGAATATCTGCAGGACCTGGATATGGTCATCATGATTGGCACACTCCTTCATTCGGTCGCCGTCGGCAACTGCCTCCCGTCTTATGTAAAGACGATCTGTGTTGATATTAACCCCGCATCGGTCACGAAACTGATGGACCGCGGTACGATGCAGGCAATCGGTGTTGTCAGTGATGCAGGGACATTCCTCCCGATGCTCGCGAAATATCTTGGGGAATAA
- a CDS encoding pyridoxal phosphate-dependent aminotransferase, whose amino-acid sequence MRFRRIRKTEHGGKTHLVSGSDDEILLDFSENLNPFPPVISWNPDDISISSYPDNRYVTLKEHIARIEGRRPDEICVGNGSVELMRSFCQAALRPGDRVSVPSHTFGEYAVSVECAGGVPVHPQDGTVAEFFCNPNNPTGTLIPKPDVLTRIRAHEDAGSLLFIDEAFIDLADPAESVAGVCSEHAFVLRSLTKAFSVPGIRFGWGVGCPDLVAAIEAIRPPWSVNAYAEDYAHAALNNTCQLVSSRERIAEERSFLTDSLTARGISVCPSAVNFILFRSPVSGSDLKDRLLSQGILIRDCASFGLPEYVRIAVRTRDENRMLLEALDICLP is encoded by the coding sequence GTGAGATTTCGGCGGATTCGAAAAACAGAGCATGGTGGGAAGACCCATCTGGTATCGGGCAGCGACGATGAGATATTACTTGATTTCAGTGAGAATTTAAACCCGTTTCCGCCGGTTATTTCCTGGAATCCGGATGATATATCCATATCCTCCTATCCTGACAACCGGTATGTCACCCTGAAGGAGCATATTGCGCGGATTGAAGGGCGCAGGCCGGATGAGATCTGTGTCGGGAATGGGTCGGTAGAACTGATGCGCTCATTCTGCCAGGCGGCCCTGCGACCGGGTGACCGGGTATCTGTTCCTTCTCATACCTTTGGGGAATATGCTGTCTCTGTGGAATGTGCGGGTGGAGTTCCTGTTCATCCACAGGACGGCACGGTAGCAGAATTCTTCTGCAACCCCAATAATCCGACCGGGACTCTCATCCCCAAACCAGACGTTCTGACCAGGATCCGTGCTCATGAGGATGCAGGGTCGCTTCTTTTCATCGATGAGGCGTTCATCGATTTGGCAGACCCTGCAGAAAGTGTGGCTGGTGTATGCTCCGAGCATGCCTTTGTCCTCCGTTCCCTGACCAAGGCCTTTTCGGTTCCCGGCATTCGTTTTGGCTGGGGGGTAGGGTGCCCGGACCTTGTCGCGGCAATCGAGGCAATCCGTCCCCCGTGGAGTGTGAATGCTTATGCAGAGGACTATGCCCATGCGGCACTGAACAATACATGCCAGCTGGTATCATCACGGGAACGAATCGCAGAAGAACGTTCGTTCCTCACGGATTCACTTACTGCCCGTGGTATCTCCGTCTGTCCGTCTGCGGTGAACTTCATCCTGTTTCGGTCTCCTGTCAGTGGATCTGACCTGAAAGACCGTCTTTTGTCTCAAGGCATCCTCATTCGTGACTGCGCCTCATTCGGCCTTCCGGAGTATGTGCGTATCGCGGTGCGCACGCGTGATGAGAACCGTATGCTTCTGGAGGCGCTGGACATATGCTTGCCCTGA
- the dapB gene encoding 4-hydroxy-tetrahydrodipicolinate reductase, with translation MTKIAICGALGRMGTTIANLVNEADDLMFVGGVDVNAGTLLGAPVVPSSEIRTFLQEEKPDVLIDFTIAHAAVENIIAASEAGVALVVGTTGFSPEQRSKIDAAINGSVPAVISSNYSVGMNIFWRLVREAASRLGDYDIEVIEAHHRYKKDAPSGTARTILEIIGEETGKTECMYGREGMTERKDEVGVHVVRGGDIVGDHTVLFAANNETIELSHRAYDRAVFAHGVIRAARYVPGKAPGIYSMDEVLDL, from the coding sequence ATGACTAAGATAGCTATCTGCGGTGCCCTCGGGCGCATGGGAACCACTATTGCAAACCTCGTGAATGAGGCAGACGACCTCATGTTTGTCGGCGGTGTGGACGTCAACGCAGGAACTCTCCTCGGGGCGCCTGTTGTCCCGTCTTCGGAGATTCGGACCTTCCTGCAGGAAGAAAAGCCTGATGTGCTCATCGATTTCACGATTGCACACGCGGCCGTTGAGAATATCATCGCTGCCTCTGAAGCGGGCGTAGCACTTGTCGTTGGCACAACCGGTTTCTCTCCGGAACAGCGTTCGAAAATAGATGCGGCCATTAACGGCAGTGTGCCTGCTGTCATCTCCAGCAACTACAGTGTTGGCATGAACATCTTCTGGCGGCTCGTTCGTGAGGCGGCATCGCGCCTCGGAGACTATGACATTGAGGTCATAGAGGCTCATCACCGGTACAAAAAAGATGCGCCTTCGGGGACCGCGCGGACGATCCTTGAGATTATTGGTGAGGAGACTGGCAAGACGGAGTGTATGTATGGTCGGGAGGGCATGACCGAGCGAAAGGACGAAGTTGGTGTGCACGTTGTCCGGGGCGGAGATATAGTCGGTGACCATACCGTCCTTTTTGCAGCCAATAATGAAACGATTGAACTGTCCCACCGCGCCTATGATCGTGCGGTATTTGCCCACGGTGTCATCCGTGCGGCGCGGTATGTCCCTGGAAAAGCTCCCGGCATCTATTCGATGGACGAGGTTCTCGATCTCTAG
- a CDS encoding NTP transferase domain-containing protein has protein sequence MLALIVAGGRGTRLNRGEKPLLRVCDRPMIAYITDAFCAAGIEPLAVLSPSVPQTANWCRANGITTFRATGAGYVEDIMECIQTLELTEPVVTSVSDIPCITPEIITAVLDAYRKAGTDACSVWVPAALALGRGIIPAYLQQIEGADAVPCGLNILNGAKIGSEQKEVAILMDSSRLAVNVNTPEDIAAAEAILRSHQQ, from the coding sequence ATGCTTGCCCTGATCGTTGCCGGCGGAAGGGGTACACGGCTGAACCGGGGGGAGAAGCCCTTATTGCGGGTATGCGACCGTCCCATGATTGCTTACATCACAGATGCGTTTTGCGCGGCAGGAATTGAGCCGTTAGCTGTTCTCTCACCCTCGGTGCCGCAGACGGCAAACTGGTGCCGCGCAAACGGGATCACTACTTTCCGGGCAACGGGGGCGGGGTATGTGGAGGATATCATGGAGTGCATTCAAACACTGGAATTAACAGAACCGGTCGTCACATCGGTGAGTGACATCCCCTGTATTACACCAGAGATCATTACGGCCGTTCTGGATGCCTACCGGAAGGCAGGAACAGATGCATGTTCTGTCTGGGTGCCTGCCGCTCTCGCTCTGGGACGCGGTATAATCCCTGCCTATCTTCAGCAGATAGAAGGGGCGGATGCTGTGCCGTGCGGGCTGAATATCCTGAACGGAGCAAAAATCGGAAGCGAGCAGAAGGAGGTGGCAATACTCATGGACTCCTCCCGTCTTGCGGTGAATGTCAACACTCCGGAAGATATCGCCGCAGCCGAAGCGATCCTTCGTTCACACCAACAGTAA
- a CDS encoding indolepyruvate ferredoxin oxidoreductase subunit alpha: MVAVVDKDKCTGCESCVDICPAAAIEMQDGIAVVDADLCIDCESCVDECPAEAIRME; encoded by the coding sequence ATGGTAGCAGTAGTTGACAAAGACAAATGTACTGGCTGTGAATCATGTGTTGATATCTGTCCCGCCGCAGCGATTGAGATGCAGGACGGTATTGCAGTGGTTGACGCTGATCTCTGTATTGACTGTGAATCCTGTGTGGATGAGTGCCCGGCTGAAGCCATCCGCATGGAGTAA